The following are encoded in a window of Poecile atricapillus isolate bPoeAtr1 chromosome 3, bPoeAtr1.hap1, whole genome shotgun sequence genomic DNA:
- the DYNLT1 gene encoding dynein light chain Tctex-type 1 yields MDEFQTAEEASFLVDEVSSIIKEAIESAIGGNAYQHSKVNQWTTSVVEQTLSQLTKLGKPFKYIVTCVIMQKNGAGLHTASSCFWDNSSDGTCTVRWENKTMYCIVSAFGLAI; encoded by the exons ATGGACGAATTCCAGACGGCAGAGGAG gCTTCCTTTCTTGTTGATGAAGTCAGCAGCATCATTAAAGAG GCCATAGAGAGTGCTATCGGTGGCAACGCCTACCAGCACAGCAAAGTGAACCAGTGGACAACAAGCGTGGTGGAACAAACCCTGAGCCAGCTCACAAAGCTGGGGAAGCCCTTCAAGTACATTG TGACCTGTGTGATTATGCAAAAGAATGGTGCTGGGCTACATACAGCAAGTTCTTGCTTCTGGGACAACTCCAGCGATG GAACCTGCACTGTGAGATGGGAGAATAAGACCATGTACTGTATTGTCAGTGCCTTTGGACTTGCAATATAA